A single genomic interval of Methylobacterium bullatum harbors:
- a CDS encoding putative signaling protein, producing MQPSEERLTLALDSGVEGIWDCNLADRSIWISERWLARLGYTVDAIEARQPMDHIVHAEDRERLTLAMIEHVKGLASTYECEHRVVCGDGTSFWVLTRGRVVEWDGTGRAVRAVGTQIDITHRREAEARVAYLALHDDLTSLPNRRLLRQRLDRAVIRAREGRSSAAVLACDLDGFKAVNDTLGHTGGDRLLRIVADRLLEAVGSGDTVARLGGDEFALVLEGLGGPHEVDAIAKHVIAVLGAPIEIDGMMVEIGVGIGAAMVPDETITADDLLRRADIALNEAKTTGRDTYRRFEPALAARHSARHLLAFDMKDAIRRGDFHLVYQPVIDLAAETVTSFEALMRWRHPERGLISPMEFIPVAEETGLIVALGAWALAEACREATAWPDEIRVAVNVSTVQFQHDLERSVSSALDGAGLSADRLKLEVTESALMRDPEGVVATLHRLRALGVRIALDDFGTGYSSLSYLRRFPFDKIKIDRTFIKDIAEPDAAAIVRAVVGLGERLGMSIVAEGVETAEQLDLVRSEGCDEVQGFLFSRPLPASEVQAFLRSRRASAAA from the coding sequence ATGCAGCCGAGCGAGGAGCGTCTGACGCTCGCCCTCGATAGCGGCGTCGAGGGGATCTGGGACTGTAACCTCGCCGACCGATCGATCTGGATCTCCGAGCGCTGGCTCGCCCGCCTCGGTTATACAGTCGACGCCATCGAGGCCAGGCAGCCGATGGATCACATCGTCCACGCGGAGGACCGCGAGCGCCTGACCCTCGCCATGATCGAGCACGTCAAGGGCCTCGCCTCCACCTACGAGTGCGAGCATCGCGTCGTCTGCGGCGACGGCACCTCGTTCTGGGTTCTCACCCGCGGGCGGGTCGTGGAATGGGACGGCACGGGCCGGGCCGTGCGCGCGGTCGGAACCCAGATCGATATCACCCACCGCCGGGAAGCCGAGGCCCGCGTCGCGTACCTAGCCCTGCACGACGACCTGACGAGCCTGCCCAATCGCCGCCTGCTTCGCCAGCGGCTCGACCGGGCGGTGATACGCGCTCGGGAAGGCCGGTCTTCCGCCGCGGTGCTCGCCTGCGACCTCGATGGTTTCAAGGCCGTCAACGATACGCTCGGCCATACCGGTGGCGACCGTCTCCTGCGCATCGTCGCCGATCGCCTGCTCGAAGCCGTGGGCTCCGGCGATACCGTGGCCCGGCTCGGAGGCGACGAGTTCGCCCTCGTGCTCGAAGGGCTCGGCGGTCCGCACGAGGTCGATGCGATCGCCAAGCACGTGATCGCGGTTCTCGGCGCCCCCATCGAGATCGACGGCATGATGGTCGAGATCGGTGTCGGCATCGGCGCCGCGATGGTGCCGGACGAGACCATTACCGCCGACGACCTGCTCCGACGGGCGGATATCGCGCTCAACGAGGCCAAGACGACGGGGCGTGACACGTATCGCCGGTTCGAGCCTGCTCTGGCCGCGCGCCATTCGGCGCGCCACCTCCTCGCCTTCGACATGAAGGACGCGATCCGGCGGGGCGACTTCCACCTCGTCTACCAGCCGGTCATCGACCTGGCGGCGGAGACGGTCACGAGCTTCGAGGCGCTGATGCGCTGGCGTCACCCCGAACGGGGTCTCATCTCGCCCATGGAGTTCATTCCGGTGGCGGAGGAGACCGGGTTGATCGTGGCCCTCGGCGCCTGGGCCCTGGCCGAGGCGTGCCGCGAGGCGACGGCATGGCCCGACGAGATCCGCGTCGCCGTCAACGTGTCGACGGTACAGTTCCAGCACGATCTCGAGCGCTCGGTGTCGAGCGCCCTCGACGGGGCGGGCCTGTCGGCGGATCGGCTCAAGCTCGAAGTGACCGAGAGCGCGCTGATGCGGGACCCGGAGGGCGTCGTGGCGACGTTGCACCGCCTGCGGGCGCTGGGCGTCAGGATCGCCCTGGACGATTTCGGCACCGGCTACTCGTCGTTGAGCTACCTGCGGCGGTTTCCCTTCGACAAGATCAAGATCGACCGCACCTTCATCAAGGACATCGCCGAGCCTGATGCGGCGGCCATCGTGAGGGCGGTGGTGGGTCTCGGGGAGCGGCTTGGCATGAGTATCGTGGCCGAGGGTGTCGAGACGGCGGAACAGCTCGATCTCGTCAGGAGCGAGGGCTGCGACGAGGTCCAGGGGTTCCTGTTCAGCCGGCCGCTCCCCGCCAGCGAGGTCCAGGCGTTCCTGCGCTCCCGCCGCGCGAGCGCGGCGGCATAA